The Herminiimonas arsenitoxidans genome window below encodes:
- a CDS encoding hemerythrin domain-containing protein, with product MNTLFESAPDFSQPLAVLKHCHGRIRKQLSTMQKLVQHLQAVGLTSDAQQAATAVLRYFDHAAPNHHEDEEQDLLPMLRASAVDDDLVLLNTTAAEIIDEHRHMDQVWQPLAVQLRAIEKAEAAELSAGNVHLFVKLYNAHMEKEEAIVTPMAQRLFDQEQMTQLGDAMRQRRGIAA from the coding sequence ATGAATACCTTATTCGAATCTGCACCGGACTTCAGTCAGCCACTGGCAGTGCTCAAGCATTGTCATGGTCGGATACGCAAGCAGTTGAGTACCATGCAGAAGCTCGTGCAGCATTTGCAGGCTGTCGGATTGACGTCGGACGCACAACAGGCGGCGACGGCAGTGTTGCGCTATTTCGATCATGCGGCACCGAATCATCATGAGGACGAAGAACAGGATTTGTTACCGATGTTGCGGGCGAGTGCAGTAGATGACGATTTGGTTTTGTTGAACACGACTGCAGCAGAAATCATCGACGAGCATAGACACATGGATCAAGTCTGGCAGCCGCTTGCTGTGCAATTGCGTGCCATCGAAAAAGCCGAGGCTGCAGAACTGTCGGCGGGGAATGTGCATCTGTTCGTCAAGCTTTACAATGCACACATGGAAAAAGAAGAAGCGATAGTCACGCCGATGGCGCAACGCTTGTTCGATCAGGAACAAATGACCCAGCTCGGCGATGCCATGCGCCAACGTCGCGGCATTGCTGCATAA
- the pdxH gene encoding pyridoxamine 5'-phosphate oxidase: MSIADIRTDYTQAKLSEHDIDPDPVAQFAKWFDEALCAEVPEPNAMSVSTVGENGRPSSRILLIKDFDQRGFTWFTNYGSRKGVELAKNPHAALLFHWIPLEREVRIEGRVERVSSEESEHYFQSRPVKSRLSALASSQSHPIADREALEAQYAQVEAKYGEHPPRPENWGGYRLKPDYIEFWQGRRSRLHDRIVYTLDKDGKWQRQRLQP, encoded by the coding sequence ATGTCCATCGCAGATATTCGTACCGATTACACGCAGGCGAAATTGTCCGAGCACGATATCGATCCCGATCCTGTCGCACAATTTGCCAAATGGTTTGATGAAGCTCTGTGTGCGGAAGTCCCTGAGCCGAATGCTATGAGCGTATCTACTGTTGGTGAAAACGGTCGTCCATCGTCACGCATTTTACTGATCAAGGATTTCGATCAGCGCGGCTTTACGTGGTTTACCAATTACGGCAGCCGCAAAGGTGTGGAGCTGGCAAAGAATCCGCATGCTGCATTGCTGTTTCACTGGATTCCGCTGGAGCGGGAAGTGCGGATTGAAGGCCGAGTTGAACGTGTCTCTAGCGAGGAGAGTGAACATTACTTTCAGAGCCGTCCGGTGAAAAGTCGTTTGAGTGCGCTTGCCTCATCGCAGAGCCATCCGATTGCAGATCGCGAGGCGCTGGAAGCGCAATATGCGCAAGTCGAAGCAAAGTACGGTGAGCATCCACCGCGGCCGGAAAATTGGGGCGGCTATCGCTTGAAGCCGGATTACATTGAATTCTGGCAGGGACGTCGTTCGCGTTTGCACGACAGGATTGTGTACACGCTGGATAAAGACGGGAAGTGGCAGCGGCAACGCTTGCAGCCGTAA
- the tcdA gene encoding tRNA cyclic N6-threonylcarbamoyladenosine(37) synthase TcdA produces the protein MTSIATSSSPSAVPDIDYDRRFGGIARLYGNAALERFRNAHVCVIGVGGVGSWVVEALARSAIGKITMIDLDNLAESNINRQIHALTDTLGKAKVTALAERIAQINPYCVVTEIEDFLSADNLDEMIGSRQYDYIIDAIDNVRAKTALIAYCRKHKLKLVTIGGAGGQIDPTKIEVLDLCRTEQEPLLAKVRKRLRAEHGFPRGTKNKFGIDAVFSTEPLRFPETEKVCAVDGDDQTGITGLNCAGFGSAMVVTASFGLVAAAHVLRKLAAEATAVTPTIATDDEVK, from the coding sequence ATGACTTCAATTGCCACCTCATCTTCCCCTTCTGCGGTACCTGATATCGATTACGACCGTCGTTTTGGCGGCATTGCACGCCTGTACGGCAATGCCGCGCTGGAACGCTTCCGCAATGCCCATGTATGCGTGATAGGCGTCGGTGGCGTCGGTTCTTGGGTAGTCGAAGCTTTGGCGCGCAGTGCCATCGGCAAGATCACAATGATCGATTTGGATAATCTGGCCGAATCGAATATCAACCGCCAAATCCACGCGCTGACCGATACCTTGGGCAAAGCCAAGGTCACCGCTTTGGCCGAACGTATTGCACAGATCAATCCGTACTGCGTGGTCACCGAGATTGAAGACTTCCTCAGTGCCGACAACCTGGATGAAATGATAGGTTCGCGCCAATACGACTACATCATCGATGCCATCGACAATGTCCGCGCCAAGACCGCATTGATTGCCTATTGCCGCAAACATAAATTAAAGCTGGTCACGATAGGTGGTGCCGGCGGACAAATCGATCCAACCAAAATCGAAGTACTCGATCTGTGTCGCACCGAACAAGAACCCTTGCTGGCGAAAGTACGCAAACGCTTGCGTGCCGAACACGGTTTTCCACGCGGAACGAAAAACAAATTCGGCATCGACGCCGTCTTCTCGACCGAACCGCTGCGCTTCCCGGAAACGGAAAAAGTCTGCGCCGTCGATGGCGATGATCAAACAGGCATTACAGGATTGAATTGTGCAGGCTTTGGTTCTGCGATGGTGGTCACTGCATCGTTCGGACTGGTCGCTGCAGCGCATGTATTGCGCAAACTGGCAGCAGAAGCAACTGCAGTTACACCGACCATCGCAACGGATGACGAAGTGAAGTAA
- a CDS encoding glycosyltransferase family 39 protein has product MPTQPVSSSNQPSRLFSLNSSNLVPLVLVLLLLHLALWSFFTGISHRAPDWDNMEELVWASGLEWGYYKHPPLPSWILYGLVSIFGRPVWLTFFTGQLSVVLTLWIVWKFGCEITTQSRALIATLLVSVIAYFTVRGVMNNHNTMQLWSVAGAIWMFYRATRTDSMKAWAALGFFCGCAFLTKYSALIQFATFALYLLITGGLLRAKTWKGIALATAILIAMVTPHLLWLKQQAAGPIAYAGNEMIPQATYWLEVQDLFSFLLTNLGRIAALILAVLVVAFWAGRQYKLTPKSARPPTIASELAASDRFFLLFVGLTPLLITMLVAGAFKIPLAAHWATTFFVLFGFFSFWFLKSGNDAALLRKTIIVVIVIQVLGAAGYGLARGPLADKSGRASRATFPGAEVSRQVHAQWNAHMQTPLTLVASDTWLGGNIATHIGPQVQVLIDGDFHKSPWVNEEKAEKCGMLVAINRSKINPDQVDIDAIALMAQTTEHGTLEIPWTKKAGGPTVVVEWGIIPPQPSCKDVKDAK; this is encoded by the coding sequence ATGCCAACTCAACCAGTTTCTTCGTCCAATCAACCCAGCCGGCTCTTTTCGCTGAATTCGTCCAATCTGGTGCCGCTGGTTCTCGTCCTGTTGCTGCTGCACCTGGCTTTATGGAGCTTCTTCACCGGTATCAGCCACCGTGCGCCCGACTGGGACAATATGGAAGAGCTGGTCTGGGCCAGCGGGCTGGAATGGGGTTATTACAAGCATCCACCGCTACCTTCGTGGATTTTGTATGGATTGGTATCCATCTTCGGCCGCCCGGTCTGGCTGACCTTCTTCACCGGCCAGCTCAGCGTCGTATTGACCTTGTGGATAGTATGGAAATTCGGTTGCGAAATCACAACGCAAAGCCGCGCACTGATCGCCACCTTGCTGGTATCCGTCATCGCCTACTTCACCGTGCGCGGCGTGATGAACAATCACAATACGATGCAACTGTGGTCGGTTGCCGGCGCGATCTGGATGTTTTATCGCGCCACGCGTACCGACAGCATGAAGGCATGGGCAGCGCTAGGCTTTTTCTGCGGCTGCGCCTTCCTGACCAAATACAGCGCGCTGATCCAGTTCGCCACCTTTGCCCTGTACTTGCTGATCACCGGTGGCCTGCTGCGTGCCAAAACATGGAAAGGCATCGCACTCGCAACAGCCATCCTGATCGCGATGGTCACCCCGCATCTGCTGTGGCTCAAACAACAAGCAGCCGGACCGATAGCCTACGCCGGTAACGAGATGATTCCGCAAGCGACTTACTGGCTGGAAGTGCAAGACTTGTTCAGCTTCTTGCTAACAAATCTGGGACGTATTGCCGCGCTGATCCTGGCCGTACTGGTTGTTGCCTTCTGGGCTGGCCGCCAATATAAATTGACGCCAAAATCCGCGCGCCCGCCAACCATAGCCAGCGAACTCGCAGCATCGGATCGCTTCTTCCTGTTGTTCGTCGGTCTGACGCCATTATTGATAACCATGCTGGTTGCAGGTGCGTTCAAGATTCCTTTGGCGGCACATTGGGCGACCACCTTCTTCGTCTTGTTCGGCTTCTTCTCTTTCTGGTTCCTCAAAAGCGGCAATGATGCAGCTTTGCTGCGTAAGACCATCATCGTCGTCATCGTGATCCAAGTTCTGGGTGCCGCAGGTTACGGTTTGGCCCGCGGCCCGTTGGCGGATAAATCCGGCCGGGCCAGCCGCGCTACTTTCCCTGGCGCAGAAGTATCACGTCAAGTACATGCGCAATGGAATGCGCACATGCAAACACCGCTGACACTGGTTGCATCCGATACCTGGCTCGGCGGCAATATTGCTACGCATATCGGCCCTCAAGTACAAGTCTTGATCGATGGCGACTTCCATAAATCGCCGTGGGTCAATGAAGAGAAAGCAGAAAAATGCGGGATGCTGGTTGCGATCAACCGCAGCAAGATCAATCCGGATCAAGTCGATATCGATGCAATTGCATTGATGGCGCAAACCACAGAACACGGTACGCTCGAAATTCCTTGGACCAAGAAAGCAGGCGGCCCTACAGTTGTCGTTGAGTGGGGCATCATCCCACCACAGCCAAGCTGCAAAGATGTGAAAGATGCAAAGTAG